Proteins co-encoded in one Dasypus novemcinctus isolate mDasNov1 chromosome 18, mDasNov1.1.hap2, whole genome shotgun sequence genomic window:
- the LOC101442331 gene encoding LOW QUALITY PROTEIN: selenoprotein F-like (The sequence of the model RefSeq protein was modified relative to this genomic sequence to represent the inferred CDS: inserted 1 base in 1 codon): protein MKMVAMVAGLSGWLGPDIGLRLFLVTVLQAVSSLGTEFSSEACRELGFSSNLLCSSCDLLGQFNLLQLDPDCRGCCQEEAQFETKKLYAGAILEVCGUKLGRFPQVQXFVRSDKPKLFRGLQIKYVHGSDPVLKLLDDNGNIAEELSILKWNTDSVEEFLHEKLEHIKILLKFSPILLLYQMKCHCI from the exons ATGAAAATGGTGGCGATGGTGGCTGGTCTAAGCGGCTGGCTTGGGCCAGACATTGGGCTGAGGTTATTTTTGGTGACTGTGCTTCAAGCGGTATCTTCACTTGGGACAGAGTTTTCATCGGAAGCATGCAGAGAGTTAGGCTTCTCCAGCAACTTGCTCTGCAGCTCTTGTGATCTTCTTGGACAGTTCAACCTGCTTCAGCTGGATCCTGACTGCAGAGGATGCTGTCAGGAAGAAGCACAATTTGAAACCAAAAAGCTGTATGCAGGAGCTATTCTTGAAGTCTGTGGATGAAAACTGGGGAGGTTCCCTCAAGTCC GCTTTGTCAGGAGTGATAAACCCAAACTATTCAGAGGCCTACAAATCAAGTATGTTCATGGTTCAGACCCTGTACTAAAGCTTTTGGATGACAATGGGAACATTGCTGAAGAACTGAGCATCCTCAAATGGAATACAGACAGTGTAGAAGAATTCCTGCATGAAAAGTTGGAACACATAAAAATCTTGCTTAAATTTTCTCCTATCCTTTTGTTATATCAAATGAAATGTCACTGCATCTAG